GTGGCAttcaaaagataaaataaatgagtATGCAGtgcaaaatgtaagaaaaaccaggtttttagttttttgagaGACTTTCAAAAAGATTGTTTTATGATGTGTCAGCAGAGAAAAGTTCAGCTGAGATTAAATGTAATCTTTATCTTGGGTGGAATGATGAGGCTCCAATAGCAAACATTAATTGATGCATCGTCTGTCATGTTGTTAGACCTATCCTGGAATATTTTTGTTGTCCCGATATGATCTATTTAGTGTAAAGAGGGCTGTATTGTCATTTATGGAATTTATGTTGAGCAATGAAGTCATATGTTTTGTTGGTAGACATGTTTTCCATTCTGATTCTGGAGAatggcaacacacacacactgttctaTCTTACCGTTTCACAAGAACTCCACACAACCCAAAGCAACTCCCTTCTTTGCTGCTCAGTAAAGTAGCGTAAAAGCAGGATAGTCCGAAATGACTGATAATTTGTACTTGTGAACAGTCATAAATTACAGCAGATGTTGCCTTTTGCTCTAAAATAATgttaagagtttaatttaaacTTTTGCATTGGCTGAGTTAGTTGTGTTTATTTGGGCTTTCTTGTAACAAATCTTTACTCTCCTCTTCctgctctctcctctgtcaATGCCCTCAGTATTGCAGAATGTTGTAGTACCCCGTACTCTCTGCTGGGTCTGGTCTTCACCGTCTCCTTCATCGCTCTGGGAGTTCTCACATTGTGCAAGTTTTACCTGCAAGGCTACAGAGCCTTTATGAATGACAACACCATGCACAGGTCAGTCAAAGTGTGTTTGCACGCGTTTGTTGAAGGTCTCTATTGATGAGTCCTTCTACTTTTATTTAcgttagttttttttgtttcctgtctgtgcAGAGGAATGACAGAAGGCATCACGTTGCTGATTCTTGCTGTCCAAACTGGCCTCATCGAGCTGCAAGTCATCCACCGAgccttcctcctctccatcaTCCTCTTCATTGTTGTTGCTTCTATCCTGCAGTCCATGCTGGAAATCGCTGACCCCATAGTCCTGGCCTTGGGAGCATCCAGAGATAAGTAAGATTaactttgttttattctttaaaaggatattctctgcattttttccaCCTGAGTGTTTGGTTGGAGTGCCTCATGCCTATCAAAAATGGATTTCTGCTGAGAAGAATGATAAATGCTGACTCTctgtgttttagtattttggcgTTACATATTAGTTGACCTATTTGTTACGTGACTGAATGTGTGTAAGCAGGAAAGCACTGACACAGATGAACCTTTCTGCTCCCTGTCCAATAGGAGTTTGTGGAAGCACTTCCGagctgtgtctctgtgtctcttccTGCTGATCTTTCCAGCCTACATGGCCTATATGATCTGTCAGTTCTTCCACATGGACTTCTGGCTTCTCATCATCATCTCCTCTTCAATTCTCACATCACTGCAGGTATACCATGGTGCCTCTAAAAATTGATCATCTGCCTCTTGGACTTTATGATAATAAAATGTTATAGGAGTTTAAATCACAATGGATGTAATTTTACTAATTTGTGCCAGTCTACAGAGCCACAAGACAGTTGTGTTGTTTATAATCTGTACTATGTGCTACACAAACTATACAGCCTAAATTAGTACTTGTATTATGGAATTCATTATGTACGTGAATTACGACAAAGAAGTCTGTTCCATCACCTACAGGTTCTTGGTACTCTGCTGATCTATGTTCTCTTCATGGTGGAGGAGTTCCGTAAAGCTCCAGTAGAGAACATGGATGAAGTCATCTACTGTGTGAATGGGACCTACAGATTGCTGGAGTTTCTGGTacatgtcacacacacaaacactgtataCAGTATCTCATGGGAGTACATGTGAGAAGGCTGCATGTGACAAAGGTAGAGTCATATAACATGGCATTAATGTCTCTCACTTTCACTGGTTTCCTACCTGACCAGGTTGCAGTGTGTGTGGTGTGCTACGGCGTGTCAGAGACTGTATTTGGGGAGTGGAGTGTGATGGGCAGCACCATTATCCTCGTCCACTCGTACTATAACGTCTGGCTCAGAGCCCAGCTGGGCTGGCAGAGCTTCCTCCTCCGGAGGGATGCTGTAAACAAGATCAAAAGCCTCCCTGCAGCGAGCAGCACACAGCTGGAGCAGTACAATGACATCTGTGCTATCTGCTACCAGGTATGAGCTGTTTTGTGTATATCTAATGAGGATACATGACCAAAAATTGAATTTGGGCTTTAAATTAAAGTTAGGCTAATGTGAAATGTGATTCCTTCCAGGACATGAACAGTGCTGTGATCACTCCATGCAGTCATTTCTTCCACGCTGGCTGTCTGAAGAAATGGCTGTATGTCCAGGAGACATGTCCTCTCTGTCACTCACAATTAAAGAGCCAATCACCAACCACCAGTGTCCCCAATCAAGACACTCCTGTGGCCAATCAGAGCCCCGCTGGACAAGAAGATGCCCCAGCCAACAAGAAGCAGGACGATGACACTCCACCAGATGATGATAAAGAGGAGGAATCAGTGCAGCAAGAAGGAGATAACAGACCTGCCATGTCAGCTGGAGAAacatcttcctcctctgctccccTGCACCTTGTCAGGCCTCCATTGTCATCTTCCTCTTGTTCTTCTTCCCCTCTTGTGACTGATTCTCTGCAGACCCAGCTGACCCCAGATCATTCCCCTTTGTCTTCCTCCTCTACCTCTGATGCATTAAACATGGCTCCATCTCTCTCTGACACCCTCATCCCTTCCATCTCACATTACTCATCTTCAGAGGTACTGGCCCAAGCAGAGATAACCCCTGCTGAACCTGAGCCCACTCCTAAGCTAAACTCAGCCTCCCCACAAGACAGCCAGGAGTCGTCTACTGGTCCATCATCACAGTCTGACCAGCCCACGTCTCTTTCTGACGAACATTCTCCTCGTTCATGCAGCCTCTGAGCCACATCGTGTCACACACAGcatacatgcatgcacatgtacacacacaatcTAAGTACTCCATCTGCTTATATTTTCCTTGTCCGGCCTTTAGCACTCCCATCATGTTAGAAATCCAACTCTTTCGtatccatttttaaaagaaagaaacccTGAACAATCTCCAACCAGATATTCATCACTCAGTATTACAAAACATGACAATGGTTACAACTTCATAAAATGTTGCTACTTTTGAGGCAGTTGTCTGGCAACAGTTAATCTAAATGAGTCCCATGACAAGCCAGCAGTGATTTCATCACAGgcacaacttttattttttctctttttggcaTGAATTCAAACTTGACACACAAACGGGGATGCAGTAATTTCATCTCAGAAGTAATTGGGAGTTGTAAAATATCTCCACATAATGTGAAATCCTGAAAGATGATGATCAtcacatattttaattttctcgtttttgtcctttttatgtTGACATTAGACCTATAGTGTCATTTCCAAAATCACACTTTTGTCCTTCTCATTTCACTGCTTACATTTGATGTGGTGGTTGCTCCCATCCTGCCTTTGTATGTGCAGCTTTACTTTCATTCCTGTACATGTTGTAGCACGTGGGTTTCTCTGTAGTCATGTATGTGCCATGATTTATTGAGGAACGGAGCAGAGGTTCGAACCCTTTTAAAAGACTATTGATGACTGATGGTTGAATTTTAAATCATGACAAAGTCTTAACATTTCATGAAGTCTacaaattcttcagtttaaaatgattattgttTTTCACTGCTGGACAACAGTAGTTCTGTGTATCAGAGGATACGAAGCAGTAACAGAGACTGAATGTTGTTTCTTGAGGCCATCACATGACCTGAAGCCTGGTGCTAAGCAGAGGATACATGCAATGGTCCAGTTAAGTGTTCCAGTGTGAACAAATCAATGGGTTCACATGGGATAACTCATTAATTTCATGTGTCAAGCTTTCAAGATTATACTGCTTCAGTATCTGAATCAAACTTGTTTGGCTGGTCCCAGCAAAAACAGTTCTATTCCTCATCGCCAAACTTTTGTATTAATGtaaaagaaatgttatttttgagCTAATTTTTACATTTCCGCTTTATCGGACACCACACAGTGCAGATGGACTGAGAAaaagaggggggagagagagagagagaggacggaAGTAAATGCAACAGAGGCCACAGTTTATATTTGAACCTTCAGCATTGAGAGATTGTGGAGTATAAACTAGTCCACAGAGCTGGCAAGGAGCCCAAACTTTGCTGTCGTTGGctttatttcattcatgttACCACTTCACCCTCGCCCTCCTTGGCTGAGCTTATCCTAAACCGGTGTCGTTGATCGTTGGAACTCTATCATGGCAGGAGCCAATCACATCACTCCATCCAATCACTTCTAAGAAccctgtgtttttaaaaacatcgttatttttttctgctttctgctgctcttcctcttcACTCCGTAAACGTTACTACCAGCAAATTGAGCCATTTCCACATGCTAACACACACGCGCTCAGTCGGCTCCTGTGCTTAGCAGACGGGGAAGAAAAGTGTGTTGAGTTGAAAGACTAAAACTTGAGAATGCCGAGTCCTGATGCACGCTTATATGTAGAGCTTGCACGCTGCCACTCTTACCACAGAATTTGTTTGTCCCCAGTGTGCTCTAACCTTGCTATCAATGTTTTTTCTAccattcttctttctttttgggTTGTATTTGCACTAATGTCATTTATACTAGCAATGCTCCAAAGCTGTTCTGTGGCTGTCAGCAACCAAATACCCTCTGATGTCTGTGTACGAGGAAACAGCCcaatctgtttgtgtgtgttgtatataAATGTTGCTCTGTACGACATCTATATTAAACCAGAGGAgtgttgatatatatatatatatatatataaataagatCAGGGCTTGATTTCTCCAAAGCTTCCTAGCGGTTGGACTGTTCTTTGTTTCTCTACATGCCTGTGAACAAAGACAAACCTGTGGCTATGAAGCTTTTGGGAGACCGAGCTGTCTGATCTGTGAGACCAGCCAGCGTTACTGCTTCTCCAGTCTGCATGATGCATCTTCAAGCTGGTGTGATCACTCCAGTGCCCTCTACTGTTAGGAGTGGGATCAGCATGGCGCAGATAAGACTGGAGATGTCCTAGTTAACCCTCAACAGTATTATTTACTACCACTATTACTAAAGGTCTTATTACCATGAATGACTTTATTGTTGACATTGGAAAGCGTTGGCCGCAGGGCTGAGAATGAATACATGATCAGTGTAGGATCAAACCGGGCCAACGCTCtttaacttttttgtgtttatttttttaagagatGAAATGTAGAGTTTGATGTATTTTGCACATATTCCTCTGAAAGGTGAACATAAGGACTTTCTGTGTACGACTTCTCATTTTATCACCAACTCCATTCCATAGGCTTTGATTTCAAACCTGAAATGGTTCCGAACATTTGGACGGCTTCACACACATTTGGTTTTTGTTGTGGCGCATTTGCAGAAGGATCACCTGCGCGATAAAATGCAACATGCTCCACAAGGCGATGGCTGTCATTGGCGGCTGTGTGCGAGTTTGCATTGCAGTAATATAAAGAACTAGCAGGGAAGCCGGCCAGCTGTTGATTCCACACGTATTTGCTCAGTTTTTGCTCCATGTTGGAGAAGTTGCAGTCTCTCCAAGCGACATTTTGTCATACTGTCTGGGACAGTTTAACATCAGATGTTTTAACTAAGCTCAATATTTAATCTTTGACTGAATAACCTGTTCATCTGATAACTGTAGAATGATTGAAGACATCGCACATTTCAAAAGTATAAATGAATTATTTGCATTTCATTCCATCTGAGATTCCAGCTGCAGGACTGACTTCATGTAAAAAGCATCAGTGAGCTAAAATATGCCAAGAAATATATGAAGTATCACTGCTGCTTCTCATTGAGAGGCATTCTTTCTAATTCTCAGAACCTGTGTGTTGCCGAGATTGTAAAGCAAAACACTTTCCATCAATCAATCCTTACAATGTACATATCAGTTAAAAAGgtttgttgctttattttttgcatctgATTTACTTGTTAATAAAACTCATGGaagtatattttaattttagaaatGGCTCCATTAAAAGTGATTGTTTAACCAGAAGAAATAATAACTTTGGCCCATGTTACAGCAAAAATCTTTGAAGTCAGACCTGCATCAGAATTCAGTTGC
This genomic stretch from Acanthochromis polyacanthus isolate Apoly-LR-REF ecotype Palm Island chromosome 17, KAUST_Apoly_ChrSc, whole genome shotgun sequence harbors:
- the LOC110959231 gene encoding RING finger protein 145; translated protein: MAVKDRVEAVLNVGLRVPSIMLLDVLYRWDVSSFFQKIQRSSLSNNPLFQYKYLALYLHYVGYILSLVLLTLPRQHLVKLYLYVLTALLLFAGHQVSRDYVRSELESGYEGPVYLEPLSMNRFTTALIGQLVVCTLCSCVMQTKRIWLFSAHLLPLVARLCLVPLETIVFINRFSMIFTGLEVIYFLASNLLVPYNLAKTAYRELAQVVEVYGLLALGMSLWNQLVLPVLFMCFWLLLFALQIYSYFSTRDQPASRERLLFLFLTSIAECCSTPYSLLGLVFTVSFIALGVLTLCKFYLQGYRAFMNDNTMHRGMTEGITLLILAVQTGLIELQVIHRAFLLSIILFIVVASILQSMLEIADPIVLALGASRDKSLWKHFRAVSLCLFLLIFPAYMAYMICQFFHMDFWLLIIISSSILTSLQVLGTLLIYVLFMVEEFRKAPVENMDEVIYCVNGTYRLLEFLVAVCVVCYGVSETVFGEWSVMGSTIILVHSYYNVWLRAQLGWQSFLLRRDAVNKIKSLPAASSTQLEQYNDICAICYQDMNSAVITPCSHFFHAGCLKKWLYVQETCPLCHSQLKSQSPTTSVPNQDTPVANQSPAGQEDAPANKKQDDDTPPDDDKEEESVQQEGDNRPAMSAGETSSSSAPLHLVRPPLSSSSCSSSPLVTDSLQTQLTPDHSPLSSSSTSDALNMAPSLSDTLIPSISHYSSSEVLAQAEITPAEPEPTPKLNSASPQDSQESSTGPSSQSDQPTSLSDEHSPRSCSL